A window of Reinekea marina contains these coding sequences:
- a CDS encoding fumarylacetoacetate hydrolase family protein: protein MNSVTFNEQSIQPSKIICIGRNYVEHIQELGNETPDEMVVFLKPNSAISADLHSEGDQVHYETELCFLIENNQFKGVGIGFDLTKRDLQSKLKSKGLPWERAKAFDRSVVFSQFVELPNGVESMSFHLKINDQIIQVGDVDLMMYKPSQILSEVSQFMSLSDGDIIMTGTPKGVGLLKQGDHFSADLLHHGQKLLSQAWLVK from the coding sequence ATGAATAGCGTTACTTTTAATGAGCAATCTATCCAACCGTCTAAAATCATCTGTATCGGTCGTAATTATGTTGAGCACATTCAAGAGCTCGGCAATGAAACGCCCGATGAAATGGTGGTATTTTTAAAGCCTAATTCTGCGATCAGCGCCGATCTACATTCTGAAGGTGATCAGGTACATTACGAGACAGAGCTGTGTTTTTTAATTGAAAATAATCAATTTAAAGGCGTTGGTATCGGATTCGATTTAACGAAGCGAGATCTTCAGAGCAAGCTAAAAAGTAAAGGTTTACCTTGGGAGCGGGCAAAAGCTTTCGATCGCTCAGTGGTTTTTAGCCAGTTTGTTGAATTGCCCAACGGTGTTGAGAGCATGAGCTTTCACCTAAAAATTAATGATCAGATCATTCAGGTCGGCGATGTCGATTTAATGATGTACAAGCCTAGCCAAATATTAAGTGAGGTTAGCCAGTTTATGAGTTTATCTGATGGCGATATCATCATGACAGGTACACCAAAGGGTGTTGGCTTGTTAAAACAGGGTGATCACTTTAGTGCCGATCTATTGCACCATGGTCAAAAGCTGCTTTCACAAGCATGGCTGGTTAAATAA